The following is a genomic window from Chryseobacterium sp. StRB126.
TAATTTTTTAATTTATTCAAAATGAACATTTTTGTTTCAAACATCAATTACGCAACTAAAGAGTATGAGTTGCACGATCTATTTGCAGAATTTGGTGATGTATCATCAGCTAAAATCGTAACAGACAGAGAAACTGGCCGTTCTAGAGGTTTTGGTTTCATCGAAATGGGTGATGAAGAAGGACAGCAGGCTATTGAAGCTCTTAATCAAAAAGAATTCAACGGAAAAACATTAAACGTATCTGAAGCTAAGCCAAGAGAAGAGAAGCCAAGAAGAAGCTTCGATAACAACAGAGGCGGAGGTTACGGTGGTAACAATCGTGGAAATGGTGGCGGTGGCTACGGCGGTGGAAATCGTGGTGGTAACGGCGGCGGAAATCGTTGGTAAAAATATAAAGCGGCTTTTAAGCCGCTTTTTTTATTTCTTTTTCTTCTTCTTTTTCTCTTTGTCTTTTTCTTTTTCCTTGCTGATCTTTACCTTTTTCTCTTTCTTCGGATTTAATATCTCTTCAGCAACCTCAAACTTAGGCTCTTCAACTTTCGCTGGTTTGATTTCAATTTTAAGATCAAAATAACCTTTAAGATCATCTTGAGTAAGCAGTTTTTCACTGAATAAAAACTCAAGAATTTCCTTTCCTGAATCATTAAAGAAATTGTGCGTAAGTTCTTTTAACAGAAACTTTCTGTATTCTTCAAACGGAACAAGTACCGTATATTTAAAGATTCTCCCTTCTTTTATGGTAGATAAATAGCCTTTTTCAACTAATATTTTCAAATATGTGGAAACCGTATTTTGGTGTGGCTTAGGTTCCGGATGCTGCTCCATAACGTCCTTCAGATAGAAAGATTCCATTTTCCAAAACAGCTTCATAAAGTTTTCTTCTGCGGCGGTAAGATGATTGATTTTCATATATTCTTCTAATGTTGAAATTGTATATTGCAATAAAGATAAATAAAAGATACCATAAAAGCTATTCCAGCTCCTATAAATACTTCTTTTACCGTATGCCTTTTTAAAATAATTCTGGTGAGACCTACCAAACTGGCGATCCCAAGCCATAAAAGACCCATTTTCCAGTCTAAGGTGAAAAATAATGCAGCTACAAATATATTAAATGCAGTATGCATTGAACTTTTAATGAAAAAATTGCTGATTTGAAGAGCAAAAAGCAGAATTAAAATAAAAAGCATAACCAGATCAATATATCCGTTTTTTACATAATTGAAAATAAGATAAATAACAACACAGGCTGCAATAAATACATAAAGTGTTTTTCTCTGAACCCGGTTGGAGACATCCATATTGGTGTATCTTCCTGTTTTTACATTCCATACCAGCCAGATGACAACCGGTGTAAT
Proteins encoded in this region:
- a CDS encoding RNA recognition motif domain-containing protein, producing the protein MNIFVSNINYATKEYELHDLFAEFGDVSSAKIVTDRETGRSRGFGFIEMGDEEGQQAIEALNQKEFNGKTLNVSEAKPREEKPRRSFDNNRGGGYGGNNRGNGGGGYGGGNRGGNGGGNRW
- a CDS encoding BlaI/MecI/CopY family transcriptional regulator, producing MKINHLTAAEENFMKLFWKMESFYLKDVMEQHPEPKPHQNTVSTYLKILVEKGYLSTIKEGRIFKYTVLVPFEEYRKFLLKELTHNFFNDSGKEILEFLFSEKLLTQDDLKGYFDLKIEIKPAKVEEPKFEVAEEILNPKKEKKVKISKEKEKDKEKKKKKKK
- a CDS encoding phosphatase PAP2 family protein; translation: MEEKKSSLLHKISKIISDFFNPLVSLVIFFVYMSLREYTFKETLLYFLPVLLMIITPVVIWLVWNVKTGRYTNMDVSNRVQRKTLYVFIAACVVIYLIFNYVKNGYIDLVMLFILILLFALQISNFFIKSSMHTAFNIFVAALFFTLDWKMGLLWLGIASLVGLTRIILKRHTVKEVFIGAGIAFMVSFIYLYCNIQFQH